The DNA sequence GACCCGGCACAAAGCACACAGAACATACCTTGTGAAGAATACCGTAATAATAATCCTGACTGGAGTACCCCAGTTCTCTGGGTGACCTGCACGGGCAGGCCTGGAGATACCTGTTCTACACAGTATTTAGCCTGCTGCCAAGCCCGGCCATTAGCAGCCCCTGGGCTTCCAGTGTGTCGTGATGAGCTGTTCCCTGCAATGACAGTATCCGCCTGAAACTTTACTTAAAGTACTTTAAATGTTGTTCTTCGCACAAACTCAACCATGAATGTTAGCGGTGACCGAGAACCTTCCACAGACCGTGGCAGGGTTCGAGCGTGTCCAGCAACCCCACAGGGTGGGGCGCGAGCGGTCATAGTGGCACCTGTAGACAGTAGGCCACCAGCTGGCGGGGACTGTACCTGCTTTGTGCATTCCGAAGCAGGTACATTGCAGACCGTAGGGCCTGTCCACACATGGGCACACTGCCTTGTTATCAGGTACCAGACAGTGGGACCCATGAGGCTCTTCCACGCTCCCTTCCCGTCCCCACCTAGCACAAACTACTGTGTGTTGTGTATTAGCTGAGGTTATTatgatatttaatatatttcgTTCTTAATCTGCGTGAGTGGAATGAGTGTATGGCCATTGGTTAACATGGTTAACCCCATTAGTGCTTTAGATATGTTGCaaggtctgggaatgttgttagccaggtctgggaCGCAAGCTCATAAATCAGGCGAATGCAGTCGTGTTCTTTCGTTGTAAGTGTCTCtggtttttgtaaataaattgcAAATAATGTTCTAAATAGAGTGTCTTCTTATGACAGACAGCAGCTTTGAGAAGGAGTTTGTGGAAACTCACAACACGTATCGCAGGAAACACGGAGCACCGCCGCTGACGCTGAGCCGAGACCTGTGCAAATCTGCGCAGTCGTGGGCGGATCACCTGCTGTCCGTCAAAAAGATGGAGCACAGCGAAACCGacgagggagagaacatttactACGCCTGGAGCTCCGCCCCAAAGAAACTCACAGGTGCGCGGCAAGCCGTTTGATCACAGGACGTCTCTGACTAGAGGCCAAGTGACTGGTTcaggatatttaaaaaaactcattttactACATATAAATCTtgaatatatactgtaaatttcACCCGCTTTCATCTAATGTGCAgtccaaaagtatttggacagtgacagtttttgttgtttctgtccATACTCCAgcaaattggatttgaaatgaaacagtgaatacACGGTTAGTGCAGACTGTTGGCTTTAATTTGAGTTTTgagtacattttggtttcaccatgtagaaactacagcactttttatacaaaccccccccccccccccccatttcagggcaccacaaTGTTAGCCATATTAATGcgatgtaaatgaaagtagtcgtgtttagtactttgtcgcacATCCCTCGCATGCAATGCCTGCTTGAATGGTGCGGCCCATAGACCTCCCCAGGtactgagtatcttctctggtgatgccctgccaggcctgtactgcggccatcttcagctcctgcttgtttggGGGACCAGTTGCCTTAACTTTTCtcttcagcaaatgaaacacatgttcatttggattcagatcgggtgaCTGCCAGTCAAGAGTTTTCTCTTGCAGCCACCaacacccccactccccaccccccaacggAGTAACGGTTTATAAAACGGACGGATGATGAATGGGTGGACATTTGTGATGGTATTAATATGACTAAGGGAAGCATTTTGTACACATGTTTTtagtgctttgtgtgtttatcaTTATTAGGGTTTATCACTGTCATTATGTTATTCTTTTGCTGTGTTTGCAGGAAAGGAGGCAGTAGACAGCTGGTACAGTGAGATCAAAGATTACGACTTCAGCAAACCGGGACCCAGTATGGACACTGGTAACTCCAAATAAAATTTTGTGTACACATAGCCAAATCAAATGCTGTAGGAATGAAGTCCCACTAACCCTGACATGGATGGAGCCACAGTCACCTTTTGCTAACAAACACTCAATAACTAGAACCAATCCTATCGCTTAAATACAAGAACAGTAGACTTGTTTTTGATTAGAGGTGGGACCATCACTCAAATTAATTGTTGGGCTATTCACCAGCAGATTCTTAAAAGTTTAGCAATGTAATCAGgaaatccaaaaatgtttttgcagtgCATGGTAACTGCTCAAAACAAGCTTTAAGAGTGTTGTTGTGTGGGCTAGCCCGACTCCAGAGAGAATGTTTGTGAAGCTTTTAAGTGGGTTTGCTGCTGTGAAACAAGCTCACAATTCATCCACCCGTTTGACGtgattcattattatttccAGCGAAGCCAATGGAGCTTGTATACGCCTATTGTGTACTGGACATGATGCCCACAACTCGAGTGCTTGAGTAAAGGCAACGCCAAATCAGCTCTTAATCATTTACAGAAAATTGTAGAATGCCCCACCCATACGTTTTATGAATCCTTGGTACCAGTATGTGATGTATTGTATATGTCCTGGAGTCTGTAAAAACTCAAGCAGGCATCACCAGTCAGATTTAAAAGTATGTATTTACGCTGGTAAGAGCTGGCGGTGCATCTTTTACGATAGGGGTGTGCAACCCTGGTTTCTAAGAGCAGGGTCGTACACCCCTATTGCAAAAAAAAGGCACCACCAGCTCTTACCAGCAAATACACCGCTACGAAACTGCCACTCAGTTCAGACCCCAGAAACCGGGGCGCAGCACTTAACTGGCCAGTTAAAGCGGACGATTACGCGGTTAGTTAGTTCACATCCCTGGTTTGAACCTCCCCAACGGTTTCTTGGGTTCAGAGTGTAAACAGAAATCCTGTGGCTGTTCGGGATTATGAGCTGCGGAGCCCTGTTTCACAACTGACGGTGCTGGCGGGCCTTTCAAGTGGCAAGCCTGTCAATTACTGtccctctggccccgccccttctggTCTAATAGTATTCTGGAGCACTGCCTTTCCGCACGGCTCATTTCTTGAGAATGTTCGGTATTTACAGCACCCCAGCTGTATTTTTTAGTAATTGCCCTGCGGTTGCGAACCAACCTAAAATGAAAAGCCCTgtgcaaatgaaatataattacagTGAATGGTCATAGTAACAACAGTATTGGTTGtagtatttttgtgttattagtCAACATACGGTTGTTTTTAAAAGCCCAGCTATGCGTCTCGATGCACATTGCCGTTACACAAACTGGAAACATCATATCAAGATCTGACACCTGTTCAAATCTGTTTCACGTTtgttcatgcaaaaataaaattaaagtatGCTTCCGCTTAGCAGGAGCAGTATCTGACCATGCAGATAATCTCGCTGAAATGTGAGTGTTCTAGATATTTGCTGCACCCTGATAAAACAGACCTCATGGGACCATTTTCATGTGGCCTCATTGTGCCACAAATTTACCCTAGAAAAATTCAACAGGAACATCTCTTTTCAAATATAACCCCGCGGTTGTTCATGAGCTTAATTTccatccacagagcttaatttcTGCATGGTTTTATTGAACTACTACTTCTACCAAAGTACACCAACCGTGAAGTCTATATCTGCACAAAGTCTGGTGCAGGCGGATTAGTTTGAGACTTGACTGGTGGTGATGTGATGGTCATGCGTTCTGTCACGTAACCGCCACTCAGCTTTCATACTCGTCCACTTGCGCGAGACAAAACtgtctggatggacagatgcCAAATGGAAACATAccgtaatttcatttttgggtgaactgcccctttacttgacattattacattacagacgTGTTGTAGGAAGAGCGTCGTTGAGCGCACAAGAAGCTGACAATGTAGCCCTCTGGTGTCCCCGACAGGGCACTTCACCCAGGTGGTGTGGAAGAGTtcggaggaggtgggggtgggtctGGCCACCGACGGAAACACTGTGTTTGTGGTGGGCCAGTACAGCCCTGCGGGGAACATCACCACTGTGGAGTACTTTGAAAATAACGTCCTGCCAGCAggtaaattaaatgtgaaaagtgTGCTTTGCATGAAAGGTCACAGGGTGACAGCACAATCGTTTTGGAGAGAATAAAACAAGTAATGAAAGAATCTAAGTGGGTCTAAATAGTTAAATATGATCACTGCCactgtttttctatttatttatttttttggtacttAGCACAAGAGGTTAAAAAATTACAACTCTCAGGTGTTCATtagacattattttttcattttaataatagcTTTAATTTGCTTATTCAACTGACCGTTTTTT is a window from the Anguilla anguilla isolate fAngAng1 chromosome 14, fAngAng1.pri, whole genome shotgun sequence genome containing:
- the LOC118213115 gene encoding Golgi-associated plant pathogenesis-related protein 1-like, with amino-acid sequence MGQLCTVTKKTGSTKDEGSTKDSSFEKEFVETHNTYRRKHGAPPLTLSRDLCKSAQSWADHLLSVKKMEHSETDEGENIYYAWSSAPKKLTGKEAVDSWYSEIKDYDFSKPGPSMDTGHFTQVVWKSSEEVGVGLATDGNTVFVVGQYSPAGNITTVEYFENNVLPAVG